In a genomic window of Nodosilinea sp. E11:
- a CDS encoding superoxide dismutase family protein, which produces MLLASPATATALTTQAELIDNSGNAIGTVQVEQGHKGVLINLQARDLPPGYHGMHFHAVGDCSDLAAFKSAGGHVNPFDQPHGFRNPDGPHEGNLPNLVVAADGTVDVELYSDLVELDFGPAKLLDDDGTALIVHTDKDDHYSQPIGGSGGRIACAVIR; this is translated from the coding sequence GTGCTTCTAGCTAGCCCTGCCACCGCCACCGCCCTCACCACCCAGGCCGAGCTAATCGACAACAGCGGCAATGCCATTGGCACTGTGCAGGTCGAGCAAGGGCACAAAGGCGTATTGATCAACCTTCAGGCCAGAGACTTGCCCCCCGGCTACCACGGCATGCACTTCCACGCCGTAGGCGATTGTTCAGATTTGGCTGCTTTCAAATCGGCGGGCGGCCACGTAAACCCCTTTGACCAGCCCCACGGGTTTCGCAACCCCGATGGCCCCCACGAAGGCAATTTGCCCAACTTGGTCGTTGCCGCCGACGGCACCGTGGACGTTGAGCTGTACAGCGATCTGGTGGAGCTAGACTTTGGACCAGCCAAGCTGCTAGATGACGATGGCACGGCGCTGATTGTCCATACCGACAAAGACGATCACTATTCGCAACCAATTGGCGGTTCTGGCGGGCGAATTGCCTGTGCGGTGATCCGGTAG
- a CDS encoding YihY/virulence factor BrkB family protein, whose translation MTSLRKARRLIKETIAEWQEQEVSLLASALAYSTVFSLAPLMILVIMIMGVFFGETTAREQIVSQLDDLLGDDAANLMAAAITNLRDQASEGPLQLILNLGFFLFGASSVFAGIQNSLDRIWDVKPEPGRHMFHFLRKRLLSAAMILAIAFLLLVSSVANTLLAVAVTNLNEWLPAMGYLWQILSWVVSFGAITAVFAAIYTVLPDADIHWQDTLIGAILTAGLFMVGQWLFGIFLDWVDIGSGYGVAGSFLVIITWIFYAAIILFSGAVFTKVYARRYGLPIVPSDFAVSTTEDRPER comes from the coding sequence ATGACCAGTCTGAGAAAAGCGCGTCGACTGATCAAAGAAACTATCGCTGAATGGCAAGAACAGGAAGTTTCACTGCTGGCCTCGGCCCTCGCCTATTCAACCGTTTTTTCGTTAGCGCCTCTGATGATCTTGGTGATCATGATCATGGGCGTATTTTTTGGAGAAACAACAGCCAGAGAGCAAATTGTGTCTCAACTGGATGATTTATTAGGCGATGATGCTGCTAATCTGATGGCGGCCGCGATTACTAATCTCCGCGATCAAGCTAGCGAAGGCCCGCTTCAGCTCATTCTTAACCTGGGCTTCTTTCTATTTGGCGCATCCAGTGTGTTTGCAGGCATTCAAAATTCTCTAGACCGTATTTGGGATGTCAAACCAGAACCCGGTCGTCACATGTTTCACTTTTTGCGGAAGCGCTTGCTATCGGCGGCGATGATTCTTGCGATCGCATTTTTGCTGCTGGTATCGTCGGTGGCTAACACCCTGCTGGCTGTTGCGGTTACCAATCTCAACGAATGGCTACCGGCTATGGGCTATCTGTGGCAAATTTTGAGCTGGGTGGTCTCGTTTGGAGCGATTACGGCGGTTTTTGCGGCTATCTACACTGTTTTGCCCGATGCCGATATTCACTGGCAAGACACCTTGATTGGGGCCATACTCACCGCCGGATTGTTTATGGTGGGCCAGTGGCTCTTTGGCATCTTCTTAGATTGGGTCGATATCGGCTCGGGCTATGGCGTGGCTGGCTCGTTTCTAGTGATCATCACCTGGATTTTCTACGCAGCAATTATTCTATTTTCGGGGGCTGTCTTTACGAAGGTTTACGCGCGGCGTTACGGCCTACCGATCGTCCCCTCCGATTTTGCCGTGTCAACCACTGAGGACAGGCCCGAGCGTTAA
- a CDS encoding ParM/StbA family protein, whose amino-acid sequence MTMSQAASIPMNQTPLVTPPSDAAASPERSGSSKSILSVDLGRTSTKTSISRDPNSVVFIPANVKHLSMEQVQGGAFEARATDPLSDIWMVYQGSGYAMGQLAEDFGANLGVGQSKVNDALVKVLACVGYFQLKDEISVVLGLPYHSQDQFEREKEQLMSLLLGPHVMSYRGEPITIQIGKVWVMPEGYGSILWNEVQDNKAVDVDFTKLPVAIVDIGHQTTDCIMVDNFRFARGVSRSEAFAMSQFYEQVAAQIEGADSQSLALIAAVNQPQGQRFYRPRGANRPTNLDDILPNLKETFSREMCNRLLAWLPERVTDVILTGGGGEFFWEDIQRLLREAKINAHLATPCRQANALGQYIYGEAQMASARAARTTA is encoded by the coding sequence ATGACCATGTCACAAGCTGCCTCCATACCGATGAACCAGACACCGCTGGTGACCCCCCCCAGCGATGCCGCAGCTTCTCCGGAAAGGAGTGGGTCGTCCAAATCAATTCTCAGTGTTGATCTGGGGCGAACCTCTACAAAAACCTCCATCAGCCGCGATCCCAACAGCGTCGTTTTCATTCCGGCTAACGTTAAGCATTTGTCGATGGAACAGGTGCAGGGCGGCGCGTTCGAAGCCCGCGCCACGGATCCTCTGTCGGATATTTGGATGGTTTACCAGGGCAGTGGCTATGCCATGGGGCAGCTGGCCGAAGATTTTGGTGCTAATTTGGGGGTCGGCCAATCTAAGGTTAACGATGCTTTAGTCAAGGTCTTAGCCTGCGTCGGTTACTTTCAGCTAAAAGACGAGATTTCAGTGGTTTTGGGCCTGCCCTATCACTCCCAGGATCAGTTTGAGCGCGAGAAAGAGCAGCTGATGAGCCTGCTGCTGGGGCCGCACGTGATGAGCTATCGCGGTGAACCGATCACCATTCAGATCGGCAAGGTTTGGGTAATGCCCGAAGGGTATGGCAGCATTCTCTGGAATGAGGTGCAAGACAATAAAGCGGTTGACGTTGACTTTACCAAGCTGCCGGTTGCGATCGTGGATATTGGGCATCAGACCACCGATTGCATCATGGTCGACAACTTCAGATTTGCCCGTGGGGTGTCTAGAAGCGAAGCCTTTGCTATGAGCCAGTTTTATGAGCAGGTGGCGGCTCAGATTGAGGGAGCCGACAGCCAGTCTCTAGCGTTAATCGCCGCTGTAAACCAGCCTCAGGGTCAACGGTTCTACCGTCCTCGGGGAGCCAATCGACCCACTAACTTAGACGACATTTTGCCCAACCTCAAGGAGACCTTCTCGCGGGAGATGTGTAACCGCCTGCTGGCTTGGCTGCCAGAGCGCGTTACCGATGTCATTCTTACAGGGGGTGGCGGTGAATTCTTTTGGGAAGATATTCAGCGCCTGCTAAGAGAGGCCAAGATCAATGCCCACCTCGCTACGCCCTGCCGCCAGGCTAATGCCCTGGGGCAGTATATTTATGGAGAAGCCCAGATGGCGTCGGCCCGCGCGGCCCGTACGACCGCTTAG